GGCGACATTCGGTGTGCACCTGGCGCGCGGGCGGCAGACGGCCCTGAAGCTGATTGCCGATACGCAAGATGACAGTGTTAAAGAACTGCTCTACAATATTTACCTCTACCAGTGCTATCAGGGCAAAGCTCTGCGTGAAGCGCTCGACTTTTTGAAGCGGCAAAACGAGTCGAACAGTTTGCCCGCAGACCGTCGCCGGGAGTATCAGTACCTGCTGTTAATTCTGTACCTAAACGAAGAGATGTTTCTCGAAGCTTCGCGCCTTTACCGCGACCTCGCTGAAATCGACGATGAGTACCGCGACCTTAAACACCTCAGGGTGTTCATCGACCAGATCGATCTGAATCCCCATGCCGAGAATTTGAAGCCGTTCAAGCAAATACTCAAAGACAACTTTGAGCCGCTGCTGATGCCCGATCTGACTTATGCGATTTCAGGCTTTCGCAAGAATCGCGGCCTGGCGATCACGAAGTTCTTTGACCTGAGTGGCGATCGGCCTCAGCTACGCATCGAATACGATGTTATGACCGCCGAGAAGAGCGCAGATCTTTTCATGCAGATGATGCCTGAAGAGTTTCAAAAGTTTGTTTTGTACATCATCACAAATCTCGAATACAATGAACCCGTTAAAGAATCTTCGGGTGAAAAAGATCTTGTCTTGTATTCGGCGATCTCGTCAAAGAGCAAATCGATTCGGGCGCTGTTTGCGTTCTACCGGCTCAGAACGGGCTCGCACATCAGCGACATTTCATTGCGCAATCTTCAGAATAAAATGCAGTCGCTTAAGGCAGACAAAACCTATATTATATCGAGCGCGCAGCTCACAGAAGGCGCCGCTGCTCTGATCTTGAAAGAATCGTCACTAAAGCAATTCGATGCCGAGCATCTCGCCGAATGGCTGCACGACTATTTCAAATCGACGCGCCGGCACTAACGGGTTACTGTTTCAAGAACCCTTGAGCAATCGACCGCAACCGAAAAAGTGAAATGCAGCAAAGCCGCTTTATTGTGCGCGCCACAGGGCCCGGTAGGTTTTAGAATTCTTGAGCAGCGTACGGTGGCTACCCATCGCCTCGATGCCGCCGTTACCCAGCACGATGATCGAATCGGCATGCGCGACGGTGCTCAGGCGGTGCGTGATCAGCAAGACGATGCGCTTACGGCTGAGCGCGCGCAGATGAGAACGAATGCGCTGCTCACTGATGGTATCAAGGTGCGCCGTCGCCTCGTCGAGCACCAGAATCGGGGCCTTGCGCGCGAGAGCCCGCGCGAGCGTCAACCGGTGGCGCTGCCCACCCGAAAGTTTGAACCCTCGTTCGCCGATCAGCGTATCGAGCCCCTGGGGTAATTCTTGCACGAAGCCATCGGCGTCTGCCGCCTTGAGCGCCAGACGAAGGTCTGCCTGGGAGAAAAATTCGTCACGCCCGAACAGGTTATCGCGCACAGTGCCGTCGAAAAGTATCGCATCTTGTGTGACGATGGCGATGAGCCGCCGGTAGTCAGCGAGCTCGAACTCGGTCACATTCACACCATTCAACAGAATTTCACCCTGTTGCGGCGAATAGAAACGGCAAAGCAGGTCGATCAAAGTTGTTTTGCCAATGCCGCTCTCGCCCACGATCGCATAAATTCGCGACGGCTGTAATGAAAGCGTGACGTTTTTCAGAACGGGATTTCCCTCACGGTAAGAGAACGTGATATTTTCGAAATCCACCTTGCGGATTGAGTTCGGTACTGTGCGATGCCCCGTATCGGATTCTTTATCGAGTTTCAACATGTCTAGCACCCTGTCGAGAGATGCCATCGACTTCTGAATCTGGCTCAGCGAAAAGACCATGCGCCAAACCGGGTACAGCAGCATACCGCTGTACATCTGAAATGCTACGAGGTCACCCACGCTCGTTTCGCCGCGTAAAAAATAAATGCCGCCAAATACCATAATCAGCAGCGAGGTAATCGGTATCAAGAAGTTCCAGATTCCGTCGACCGCCGATTCGCGTATGGCCGCAAAGATGTTTTTGCGAAACATGAGGTCTTGCGTGAGGTTATAGCGCCGCTGCTCGGCGGCCTGCATTTCGAAGGCTTTCACGGCGCGAATGCCGGCGAAAACTTCGCTCGTGCGTGCGTCTTGCGCCGAACGGTCGTTACTGACTGAGCGGTAGACAGGGCGAACTTTCAGAATGTAGATGAGGCTAATATAGATCAGCGGCGGTATAAAACCCGAAGCCACGAGCGCCAGAGGCAAATGCCAATAAACGAGAATCGCAAAAGTAATGACGATGCGCAGAAACGCCACGCCCGGCGAAATTACCGCCATCTGCAGAATACCCGTCAGGTTTTCTGCGTCGCTCGTGAGCCGCGAAACAATACCACCGGTCTTGAGCTCATGAATCTGGCCCAGCGGTAAGTGCATTAAGTGCCTGAAGAGGCGCAGACGCAGCCGGCGCACAAACCTGCCGTTCACCAGAACAGTATAGAAGCGCCGCCAAAAGTCGATTGCCTGCGCCGAAACGAGCATGAAAAGCAAAGCAGCGCCAATCGTCAGCAACAGAGTTTTCTTTTCACCAGCGCTGAGCTGCGCATTCATCAGCACCCCATCGAGAATATGCCGGGTCGTCACTGGCACCGCAAGGTACAGCAGTTCGGTCGCGCAGGCTGCGGCGAAAATTATCGCGAACGGGCGCCTGTAATCTGCCATGAGATCGAGGTAAGCGCGCAGATTGGCTCGCGACGCCTGCTTGTTTTCGAGCTTCTTGGCAGTGGTCTGCTTGTGGGTGTCATCGAGAAACTGGCGAAAGAGCCAGCGAGAAGAAACGAGGGCCATGTGCAGAGAAAATACTCCGCCGATGGACATACGACAAATAATCTACAGCGGCTCGAGGCCCGGGTTTTTCTGCAGCTCTTCGGCGACGAACTTCTCAACGCGCTTTGTCGATTCATTCGAAAGTGTCGTGAACAAGACTCCGCAGGTGTAGCGCCGTTCTTCGGTTGTTTCGCGCGTGCACCAGCGCACCAGCCCCTGGCAAATGAAGCGCAGAGATTTTCCCGGCAGGTAAACGTTTACGCTGATGAGTGTGTTCTTCGGCAGTTGCCTGTCAGTTATCATGCGCAGACCAATAGGACTTAGGTCTGTTATCACGGCTTCATACCTGCCGGGTTCTGTCCACACGTTGTAGCCGATGACTGCATCGAGTTTGAGCCTCTGGCCCTTGCGAATGACGCTCTTATACAGCTTCGTGGGCTTCAAGATGCGAATCAGGTTGCCCTGCCGCGCAGCTTCGACCTGCGAATCGAAACGAAAGCGAAAGTTTGACATGGTGAAGTCGACCCTGACGGGTTCGGAGAGGGGCGCATTCAGAAAGTCTTCATCAACGCGCACCGTCAGGTGGGTGTCGCCGAGGTTTTCGAGCACTCCCTGATAGCGATTACCCTCGGGATTATCGTCGATGGGCATTATCTGCAAAGCAAGACTCTGGCGCAGTATAGACATAATCCTCCTTGGGGAACAGCTACCGTGAACCTGAAGAGCGACACCGTCAACCGGATTTTGCACTTGACCCTCTGCACTCAAAGCGATGTTTGCGGCAGGGAAAAGTTGGTGCTTGCTTAAAGCAATCCACAAAAATTAAGATACTTTATGGAACCTCTCAAAGAGCTTTCGCATGTCGTCACAGAATTGCCGCGTGGCGGTTACCTGGTACAAACGCCGGGCGGTTATTTTCAATTTGGCGCTCCGCCTGAAACCATCAAAGATACGATGTTTTTACCCGAAGGGGTGCCGACGGTATTCGTTCTGCCGAAGCACTTTTTCAACTGGCGCAAAGGCATAAGCGTCGCCGAACTCGAGTTTCCGATCTACTACAATTTCTTTCTGAAGAAGCGTAAAACCATTCTCATCTGTAACGAAGAGCAGTTCTTGCGCTTCAAGACTGTTTTTAACGAAGCGGTGTTCGGGCCCAAAGATCTCGATGTCTCTCGCGACTACGTCGAAGGGCTTGAAGTGCCGGCGCTCAAGCGTGAGATGAAATTTTTCAGCAGCACCTTCAAATTTGCCGACATGGTGGGCTTTGGCATTTTCAACGAAAAACGCCGCTTCACTTATAAGGGCGTTACCGTCAGCCAAGATGCTGATGATAACTTTCAGGTATCGAGCGGCAGCAAGCACATCGCCGATATTCCCGGCAAGATTGAATTCAAAACCATTTACCGAATCGGCGAGCGTCTGCATGAGCCTTTCGTACCCCCATTATTCGGGGTCACCTGCCTCGGCCCGAGCCATGGATTTGACCCAAGCGAGAACACTTCGGGTTTCACAATTTGGCTGAACCATAGCGGCATCATGATCGACCCGCCGGTCAACACGACCGAGTGGCTTGAAGATTCGAACGTGAACCCGAAATTTATCGACAGTATTATTCTGACGCACTGCCATGCCGATCACGACGCGGGTACATTTCAAAAGATTCTCGAAGAAGGCAAGATTACCATTTACACGACCGAAACGGTCATGGGCAGCTTTCTCAAAAAATACTCAGCTCTCGCGAATATCGACGAAAGTTATATGCGGCGTTTGTTTGACTTTAAACCGGTAAAAGTCGGCCAACCATTTTTTATTCACGGTGGGCGTTTCGAGATTTTTTACACGTTGCACTCGATACCGGCGATTGGGTTTACTCTGAAGTTTCAAGACCAGTCATTCGTGTATTCGTCTGATCACAATAATGATCCGGTGATTCACGAGCAGCTTCGCGAAAAGCAGATAATCAGCGAATCGCGCTATAATGCCCTTAGAAACTTTCCGTGGCACAGCAACGTCATTTACCATGAATCGGGCATTGCTCCCCTGCACACGCCCATCGCTCACCTTGATTCTTTGCCCGACGATGTGAAGAAGCGCATTGTCGTCTACCATATTAGCGAGAAAGATTTTCCGAAACAGACGCATCTGACACTCGCAAAATTCGGTATTGAGAATACTCTCTACTTTAATGCGGCTGCACCTGAGAATGTGAAGGCTTCTCAGATTCTTGGCACACTGAAACAACTCGACTTCTTTGAAGACATGCCGATTTCGCGCGCACAAGAATTCATTGACATTGTTCAGATAGAGCGGTACAAAAAGGGTGATCTGATCATTCAACAAGGCACCAGCGGAGACCGCTTCTACATCATCTATTTCGGTTCGGTTTCGGTACGCACTCAAGACCTGCAATCGCGCAAGATCTATGGCGCTTATGACTATTTCGGTGAAGTCGCGCTGGTAACCAACCAGCTGCGCACGGCTGACGTTGTGGCTGAAACCGAAGTCACACTTTTCACCGTCGAAAAAGACAAGTTCTTGAATTTCATTTCAGGTTCAGAGTTTGAGAAGATTTTGCTCAAACTCGCCAAGGTGCGTGACGCCGAAACCTGGAACGTCATCTCACAGAGCCGGCAGCTGAATTTTCTCACTTCGACGCAGAAAACCTGGCTCGAGTCGATGCTGATTCCCGTCGAGTTTACCGAAAAGGGCCCGATTTACCCCGAAGGTGTGCCGCCACAATACTTCTACATCATACGCTCCGGTGAGGTGACGCTCACCAACAACGGCGTAGAAGAAGGGCTGCTGACGCGGGGCGATGTTATTGTGCATAGTGAACTTCTCAAAACCGGTCGCGAGAATTTTCAATACGGTTTCATCAACAAGAGTGAAGCTTCGCTCTATGCCGTTTCACGCGAAGATGCGCTCAAGTTTTTCGACCGCAACCCCGGCGTAAAAATGAAACTGCAGTACGAGTTCTAGCATGGCCGCACAGCCGCCACGCGGCATATCGACCCCGAAGTTTCCGTTTCACACGACGCAATCAGAGTTGCGTATTCTCGGTGAGCTTCTGGCCATCGTCGCTCTGAGAGGCAATAACGCCGCTGAATGGCAAAATGAGGATTTCTTAACCTCACGCAACATCACGACTGCGGCCATCTGCATCGAAGCTCTCAGAGAGACACTTTTCCCTGAAGAAACAAAACTGCGCAAGAAGCGCGCTGAATTTCTTAGGCCACTCAATGGGTCACCGCTGCGGGCGCACTTTGACCAGTCACTCGAGACAGCGGTGATTACTTTGCACGCGCAGGTACAGAACAAGGTCGAATATGAGAATCTTTTGAAGCGTCTTCAGGCCTTCAACTTTGATGAGTGGCAGAACCTTTGTGACGACGAGCGCATCGATGCAGATTGACACCCTATACCTTGAGAAAGGTGCGCGGGACTACGCCGCGGCAGCCCGAATCGTTGAAAAACTGAATCCTCAAAAAATCGAAGAGATCGAAGACTACCAGACGATTTTCTCGAAACGCAGGACACCCTACCTGTCGAAGCGCGACACCCGTAACGTCTTTGTCGCGGTCAAACGCGGCGCACTTGTGAAAGAAGCGCCCGCAGCCTACGGTTACGGCAGCGATGACTTGCACTACTATTATATTCATGCATACAATTGTGTCTATGAATGTGAGTACTGTTACCTGCAGGGTTACTTCAGCTCGCCCGACCTCGTGCTGTTCGTGAACCATGATGAGATCATCAGAGATATGCGGGCGATCGCCGCCGCAAGCGCCGCTCAACGGGTCTGGTTTCATGCCGGCGAGTTCAGCGATTCGCTCGCGCTTTCGCACATCACCGCAGAGCTCGCCGACTACTGGCAGTTCTTTTCAGAAACCCCCAACGCCTATCTGGAGCTTCGCACCAAATCGATCAATCTGACGGCGATGCGCCAGTTAAAACCGATCAATAACGCGGTGGTCAGCTTCTCTCTCTCGACGCACACGCAGGCCGCCCGCCACGACCGTGATGCACCTACCGCCTCTCAACGCCTTGCCGCGATGCAGCGCCTGAAAGAACTCGGGTTTCGGCTCGGCGTGCATTTTGACCCCCTGATCTACGCACCCGATTTTGGGTCTAATTTCGAGGCAATCGTGTGTGACCTCTCTGAAAGAGTGGGCTTTGCAGGTATCGATTACATCTCGCTCGGTGTCGTGCGTTTCGCTAAAGATGTCTACCGTGAAGCAAAGGAAAATTACCCGGCTTCAGACATTTTCGCGCGAAATTTTATTCAGGGCACCGACCACAAAATGCGCTACGTACGCCCGCTGCGCCTGCAAATGCTCGAACTGGGCCGCGAGATTCTGAAAAAGCATGGTTGCCCTGAAGATAAGATTTACTTTTGCATGGAATGAGCGCCCGACAAATTACCCAGTCAGACACGCAGAATCGTTTTATCATCGGCATCACCGGTGCGTCAGGCGCTGATTACGCACTGCGACTCATCTGGCGGCTCAGTGCGATCAAAGGCGAAAGCGATGTGATTATCTCGCCGAATTTCTATAAAGTGCTCGCCAGTGAAGGCGGCATTGACGGCGCCAGCGGTCAAAATCTTCTCGAGATTGCCATGGCCCGCTACGGCAAGACGAGCGACCTGCACGAATTCTCGAATCTGGCGTATACGGATATTGGTGCACGCGCTGCCAGCGGTTCGCAAAAATACCGCGCGATGGTGATCGTGCCGTGCAGCATGAAAACGCTCGCAGCTGTCACGCATGGCCTAAGCCAGAATCTTATCGAACGCGCGGCAGATGTATCGCTGAAAGAACGGCGAACGCTTATTGTTTGCCCGCGCGAATCGCCGTTGAGTACAATTCATCTGCGCAACATGCTCGCGCTCAGCGAGGCGGGTGCAATTGTAATGCCGCTCATGCCTGGATATTACCATAAACCTCAAAACATTACCGACCTCTATGATTTTATGGTCGACCGTATCATGCAACACCTCGGGCTGAGCGAACGGGCGATCGAACCATGGCAAGGTTGATCGTTTGTCTATTGGCATTTGTGCCGGCGTTGCACCCGATTGCCGTCGAATACGACCTCGATCGGCCGCTTGAGTCACCTGGCACCTGGCGCTATCACCAAAGTTCACATTTCTATGCGCAACACCGGTGCGGTGAATCGCAGCTACAGGCAATTGGCCGGCGCATTCAGAGATTTCTCGAGGCACCAGAAAGGCAGCGCGCGGCAGAATTGGGCCCGGTGCTGCAGGTGCGACTATATGCCTCTGCAGCCGACTATCGCAAGAACCTGAAATTCTCAAAATACCGTGACGGCCACTATAACCGCCGCCTGGGCATCATAGTCAGCTACTGCGATGTACCGGCGCACCGCCTGGCAGAGCAAATGACCTTGTACGCACTCGCCGATAAGCCGCTGCGCAAATGGCAGCGGGTTTTTCTTGCTGAGGTTATTCCTGTTTTGGCCGGGCGCAACCTGCAGAGTGCATTCGACGACGTGGGTAAAGACAAGCCTGCAGCCCTGTTGCCAGTTTTATATTCAAACCACTGGCCGGGGCGAAGCGAGCGGGCCACTTTAAGACTGCTCGCGATTCACCTCGCCGATCGTCAGCTGCTCGAACCCTTTGTTGAAAGGCTACTTGAAGCGGCGGCAGCAGATGACACGGGTCTCGAATTGCTCGAAAGCCTGACAGAGGGCAACATTGCGCCGCTGGCCGAGAGCATCGCGGGCGCCGCGGCGGCGAATGGCAATAAAACTTTACGCAAAGGCCAAACGAAATAAGCGTACTCCCTGAATGTTCGGCTTCATCGTTCTACTCGCTATCGCCTCGGCTTCGGCCATTCTTCTGCTCTGCATCGCGCAGCTGATACGCGTGCCTGAAAACGGCGTGGCAATGCCCACCGCCGATTCTGGCATGCTCGTTTATCGCCGGCCTCTTTATCGTGCAGTTGCCGCCGCGGCAGCGGTATTTTCACTCATGCTTGCTGCAGGCTATTACTTCGATTTTGCGCGAAACAAAATTTCAGACTGGAAAATACTTTTGCTCACCTCAGGCGGATTTCTGCTTTTTCTGGTGGCGGCAATCGCCAGCGAGTCATTACTCCGGTACATGAAGCGGCGCGTAGTGCAGCTGCAGAAAGAAACCATTAGCCGTATCTTCAGACAAGTGCTTTACGCTGGCGCACTCATGGGGCTCGGCGCAGTTCTGATGGCGATCGTTTATGCATGGCTGGCGCAGAGCCAGAAAAACCAGATGACGCAGCTCTATCTGATACCGGCCTATGCGGGCGCGCTGCTGATGTTCTACCAGCGGTTTCATGTCGCGCTGACTGCCCGCTCGGCCGATTACGCGTTTGAACTCATGGCCCGCCAAGAAGCATTACTTCCGCTGGCGGGCGCGTCGAATCCGCTATGGCGGCTGAGGCAGTCTTTTGCCGCCATTAACCGCTTTCTTTTCTCGCACCTCGAATACCTGGTGCTCGCAGTCGTCGTGCTCACGGTCTCACACCAGATCGAAGCGCAGACGAAACTGCCTTCTAATCTGGGTGCGACGGTCTCGTTGACAGTGTTTGCGATCGGCGTTATTGCGACAATACCTGCGCTCTTTATAATGCGGGTCAGAGAAAAAACATCACCCGAGACGTTTCTGTGGAATATCCGCATCGGCTATGTTGCGTCTCTGGGCGTACAGGCAGTCATTACGTATGTCGTGCTCGTTGTATTCGCACAGTTGCACATTAAATTCTTCTGGATTACATTCATCGGTTCACTGACTGCCCTGCTGCTGAATGTCTATTCTGCCGCCTTCGTCGCAGAAAATCACAAGACAGCACGGGGTCTCATTGCCGCAGCCGCCAGCTCCGTTTCGACAGTGGTTCACCGTGGTATAGCAGCCGGCATGCGGGGCGCAGCGGTGCCGGCGCTGATTGTCGCCTTCATGATGGGTCTTGTCTACCTGATGGGTGTTGTCGACGAGAAAGGCGAAGACCGCTTTGTGTACGGCCTGTTTGCCCTTGCTTTGGCGCTCACGTCGATGGTATCGCTCTTCACTGTTGCGCAGGCGACTGCTGTCATAACTTCAATCGCTTCGCATTTTATCGCCGAGGCGAAGCTCAATTACCGCAAGGGAGAAATGCACTCGGCGCTTGAAAAATTCAGAATCTTGCGCAGTATCTCTTTGCCCTCATACGTGCTGCACGGTAAGATCATGCTCTCGGCGCTCGCGATGCTGATTTTTCTCGTGTACACACAGCTTTTGAGCGAAGCAGGCGCCGCCACTCTGTTTAAGCACCTGACGGAAACAGCTACGCTTCTGCTGGGCGGCATTACAACCTATTATCTTTCAGCGCGCGTCAATGAATTGGTGCTGAATCTCGGGCCCTTGATGGTGCGTGAAACCAGCAGGCAGTTTCGGGAAATGCCCGGGCTCATGGCTGGCGAAGTACCACCCGACACGGGGCAACTGCTCACAATTTCGCGCCAGTATCTGACGCGCAAAATTATGCCGCTATTCTTGCTCGCTATGTTTTTGCCTGCAGCTGCCTGTCTAATGGGTGGCATATATGGATTAACAGGCTACCTGATTGGCTTTGGTTTCTTTACATTTCTCAGCGCCAACAGCTGGCTCACCACCGGTGCAGCCTGGTCGAGCGCGCGCCACGCGGCCGAGGCCGATGCTCAGGTATCAAGGCACACTGCCCAGCTCGAGGCGTTGACGCAGGCCGATATTGTCGGCGACTCAATGCACGAGGCGGCAGCCCCGACGCTGGCGGCGGCAGTGCATGTGACGATAATCGCATCGCTCATATTTACACCCGCGACTCTCGAGCTGCACACGCAACTGCGCGAATTCGTCAAAACTTTTTTCTGAAGCGCCCTGCTAACCCTGCATAATCTGCAGATTGCTGTGTATATGGCTGCCCGCCAGCGCAGAGCGGCTGGTTTTTATTATGTAGGCTGCCAGCGCCTCTGCGGGCGTGGGCTGCACGCTGCTGAGTCCCGGTAATTTGAAAAGCGGAGAAAGCACGCCGGTGACAACACTCGCCAATTTTTCGCCTGTGCGGTGTTCTTTGCGGTCACCGATGAGCAGCGAGGGTCTGTAGAGATGCAGCGCAGGCAGGTTCAAGGCCATCAGCTTTTGTTCGACCTCGCCCTTGACCCGATTATAGAAAATGCCAGATTTGGGTGAAGCACCATGCGCGGTGACGACGTGCAGCGAGCGAGCGCCCAGCGCGAGCGCCTCTGCCGCGAAGTTTACAACAAAATCGTAATCCACCTGACGAAATGCTGCCTGACTGCCGGCCTTCTTGATGGTCGTACCCAGTGTACAAATTGCAATGGGAGCTGTTGGTTTCTTTCCAGGCCATACGACAGACGTCGTAAAGCTATGCGGCACGAAATGCAGGTTCGCTGATTCTGGCCCAGGGGCACTGCGGCCGAGGCACCAGATCTCAGCCCCACCCTGCGCGATCAGCTGCTTCACCACTTCTGTACCGACGAGGCCTGTGGCGCCCGCGATGATGTAATCTGTTTGCATGTCTGTCCCCTGGTGATTTTTGCCAATGTTCAATCGAGAAAGCGCGCCCGCAATTCGGGTGTCGGCAGATAGCAGGCTTCGCGTTTACCGAACCATCGATAGCGATTGCGCGCAACGAAGCGATAGAGAGCATTCGCCATGAATGCGGGCACCAGTCGCCCCAGGCTGCCGAAAAATCGCCACGGTTGTTTCAGGTATTCGCTGATGGCGATAACAGCTTCGGCTTCGAGGCAGAGGCGCCCCTGCACAGAAAACACGATGCTATCGGGCAGAGCCAAGGTATGAGCAGAATGTTTTTTTTTGAAGGTTTCACCCTGCAGAGGCGCGAATTTTACCACGTGGTTTCGTTCATGCCGAATGATAAACTGAACAGCGCCGTTGCAGAGATTGCAGACGCCGTCGAAGAATATTATGGGCGTCTCGTCAGACGTGTTTTTTAATCCACTTGATGATGTCAGAAATCACCTGCTTGCGGTCACCGAGAGGCTCGTTCATTGTCTCGTGGTAGAACCCCGGGTAAATCTTCAGCGTTTTGTCTTTCGAGCTGAGGCCCTGAAAGAATTCACGACTACCTTCAGCGAGCGCAATACCGTCGGCATCGCCATGGAAAACCAGCACAGGCATCGTGATGCGGCTCGCCTCGTGCAAGAGTTGCGTACCGGTCGCGAAGAGATCGACACCCATCTTCATAGATATTTTGCCGTGCACGAGCGGGTCGTTCACATAGGCCTGCACGACGTTATCGTCGCGTGAAATCAGTTTTACGTCTAGCCCCGCAGGCACCGTCATCGCCGGCGCTAGGCGCGCGAGCACCGTACCCACAGCCTTTTTGATTGCCTGAACCGCATCGAGTGCAGGCTTAAAGGCCCCGCTCGAAACTGCCAGGCCGTTCAGTTCTTTTGCAACATCACCCCTGAGAGCCGCAAGCACCGCAATAAGGCCACCCATTGAATGGCCCAGCAAAATCATCGGCAACTTTCCGTTCTCTTTTCGCGCCTTTTGAATCAGTAACGCGAGATCATCGGCATAGACATTAAAGTCGTCGATATGCCCGCGTTTGCCCGGCGTCTTTCCGTGCCCACGTGCATCGAGTGCATAGACCACGGCTTTTTCTTTTTCAAGCTCAGCCAAAATATTGTTATAACGACCCGAGTGTTCGCCGAAACCGTGCTGTATCACCACGACGAATTTTGGCTTGCTTTTGCCCGGTTTCCAGGTCTGTGTGTAGAGTTCGAAACCGTCTTGAGGATTTTTAAGAGTCGAAGCCGTCTGCTGCATAGGGTTAGGGCCCAACCCCTGAACAGAGGGTAAACTTGATTTCGGCCCCGGTGCCTATTTAATCAACTTACCTGAAAATACCGTCGGTAAATCGGTAAATCCAATCCACTTGTTAAACCAGAGACGGTAATAGACGAAAAACGAGAGAAAATAGAGAGTAATGATGATGGCCATGACGGCCGTCTTGCGGTATTTGAAGGTCTTTCCCAGTTCGACTACATACTTGAGCACCGCATTGGTTGCTTCTTCGATATATGAGATCAGAAAATAAAAGAGCGCGACTACCAAGAGCATGCCGAGCAGCGTCACGATAGCCGGCGCCAGGTATTTGTCGAGGCCCATGATCTGTATGTTGACGATCTGCACCACAATGTCGATCACCAAAAGCGCGAGCACCCGAAACGACACGCGTATCACGCGAACCTGCCACGATTGATGTCCGTTGCTCATTGTTTGCCTGCCGTTGTTGTCTTTTTCGACGACCAGAGAATACGATTTTCCCTTTCGGTCTTTTTCTGCATAATTTTGAAGGTCTCTTTATCAAGTGCGATACGAATCTGCGTCGCTTCGGGCGATGCAAAAACCTTGAATTTCTGCAGGGCATCGCGCATCGCTGCGTGAGCCTCAGATGAGACAAAATCGCCGTTATCGCTGAGCTGGTCGATACTTCGCCACAGGTCAACGGCACGCTTGGCGTTCGGCCACGATGCGGGGTTCATTGGGTCAGAGCTTTCCCAAAAAACCTTAGCCTTTGCAAACGTCGCATCTTTTGTGCGGTAGCCACCCGGCGTATTTTCGAGCAGGTAATCGAGCACCTCGGTGCGTTTGAGATAGTAGTGCTGCAGTGCATCGCGCTCGTTTCGAATGCCTTTCTTTTCGGCAAGGGGAATATAACGCTCCACGACCTTCTCCAGGGTCTTCACGCGAATGTTATCTTTTTCTTTCGCCGGCAGGGCAGCAATGTGGCGCTTCACTTCGTAGAGCAGCTTCAATGCCCGACCCTGAATCTCATAAATATTCTCAACAGCAAAAAGAATTTCCGTCGCGTATTTCGTGCCTTTCTTCTTCGACACCACGTCAAGAGCCCTGCGCAAGAATTCTTCTTTGTTCAATGCCTCATGAAAGTAGTCAATCGCCAGATAAGTCATGTCGGGGTGAAACGACGACGCGACGCGC
The sequence above is a segment of the Turneriella parva DSM 21527 genome. Coding sequences within it:
- a CDS encoding NAD-dependent epimerase/dehydratase family protein, encoding MQTDYIIAGATGLVGTEVVKQLIAQGGAEIWCLGRSAPGPESANLHFVPHSFTTSVVWPGKKPTAPIAICTLGTTIKKAGSQAAFRQVDYDFVVNFAAEALALGARSLHVVTAHGASPKSGIFYNRVKGEVEQKLMALNLPALHLYRPSLLIGDRKEHRTGEKLASVVTGVLSPLFKLPGLSSVQPTPAEALAAYIIKTSRSALAGSHIHSNLQIMQG
- a CDS encoding sodium/proton-translocating pyrophosphatase — translated: MFGFIVLLAIASASAILLLCIAQLIRVPENGVAMPTADSGMLVYRRPLYRAVAAAAAVFSLMLAAGYYFDFARNKISDWKILLLTSGGFLLFLVAAIASESLLRYMKRRVVQLQKETISRIFRQVLYAGALMGLGAVLMAIVYAWLAQSQKNQMTQLYLIPAYAGALLMFYQRFHVALTARSADYAFELMARQEALLPLAGASNPLWRLRQSFAAINRFLFSHLEYLVLAVVVLTVSHQIEAQTKLPSNLGATVSLTVFAIGVIATIPALFIMRVREKTSPETFLWNIRIGYVASLGVQAVITYVVLVVFAQLHIKFFWITFIGSLTALLLNVYSAAFVAENHKTARGLIAAAASSVSTVVHRGIAAGMRGAAVPALIVAFMMGLVYLMGVVDEKGEDRFVYGLFALALALTSMVSLFTVAQATAVITSIASHFIAEAKLNYRKGEMHSALEKFRILRSISLPSYVLHGKIMLSALAMLIFLVYTQLLSEAGAATLFKHLTETATLLLGGITTYYLSARVNELVLNLGPLMVRETSRQFREMPGLMAGEVPPDTGQLLTISRQYLTRKIMPLFLLAMFLPAAACLMGGIYGLTGYLIGFGFFTFLSANSWLTTGAAWSSARHAAEADAQVSRHTAQLEALTQADIVGDSMHEAAAPTLAAAVHVTIIASLIFTPATLELHTQLREFVKTFF
- a CDS encoding UbiX family flavin prenyltransferase: MSARQITQSDTQNRFIIGITGASGADYALRLIWRLSAIKGESDVIISPNFYKVLASEGGIDGASGQNLLEIAMARYGKTSDLHEFSNLAYTDIGARAASGSQKYRAMVIVPCSMKTLAAVTHGLSQNLIERAADVSLKERRTLIVCPRESPLSTIHLRNMLALSEAGAIVMPLMPGYYHKPQNITDLYDFMVDRIMQHLGLSERAIEPWQG
- a CDS encoding alpha/beta hydrolase, producing the protein MQQTASTLKNPQDGFELYTQTWKPGKSKPKFVVVIQHGFGEHSGRYNNILAELEKEKAVVYALDARGHGKTPGKRGHIDDFNVYADDLALLIQKARKENGKLPMILLGHSMGGLIAVLAALRGDVAKELNGLAVSSGAFKPALDAVQAIKKAVGTVLARLAPAMTVPAGLDVKLISRDDNVVQAYVNDPLVHGKISMKMGVDLFATGTQLLHEASRITMPVLVFHGDADGIALAEGSREFFQGLSSKDKTLKIYPGFYHETMNEPLGDRKQVISDIIKWIKKHV
- a CDS encoding thiol-disulfide oxidoreductase DCC family protein; this encodes MIRHERNHVVKFAPLQGETFKKKHSAHTLALPDSIVFSVQGRLCLEAEAVIAISEYLKQPWRFFGSLGRLVPAFMANALYRFVARNRYRWFGKREACYLPTPELRARFLD
- a CDS encoding SPL family radical SAM protein encodes the protein MTTSASMQIDTLYLEKGARDYAAAARIVEKLNPQKIEEIEDYQTIFSKRRTPYLSKRDTRNVFVAVKRGALVKEAPAAYGYGSDDLHYYYIHAYNCVYECEYCYLQGYFSSPDLVLFVNHDEIIRDMRAIAAASAAQRVWFHAGEFSDSLALSHITAELADYWQFFSETPNAYLELRTKSINLTAMRQLKPINNAVVSFSLSTHTQAARHDRDAPTASQRLAAMQRLKELGFRLGVHFDPLIYAPDFGSNFEAIVCDLSERVGFAGIDYISLGVVRFAKDVYREAKENYPASDIFARNFIQGTDHKMRYVRPLRLQMLELGREILKKHGCPEDKIYFCME